In the Novosphingobium sp. 9 genome, one interval contains:
- a CDS encoding NCS2 family permease produces the protein MHAPKGALERRFALSARGTSARTEVLAGITTFLTMSYIVLVNPAILGTAGMPVASVAAATCFAAAFASILMGLVANTPLALAPGMGLNAYFAFTVVQQMHVPWPVALGCVLISGVAFLVLTVTGIRQMIVASIPPYLFAAVAGGIGLFIGFIGLKDAGIVVANPATFVALGDLKTPGPALALFGLVLIGALSVWNVRGAMLIGIVATTLVGWLTGQVALHAEPYSLSALTGTLFKLDLGGVFGLTGSHGLGLLEILFVFLFVDLFDNIGTLVAVTKRAGLMTAAGKIPGLNRILITDAVSTIVGSMAGTSTVTSYVESAAGVQAGGRTGLTAVVTGLLFLATMFVAPYAQLIPLAATAPALIIVGGLMLLPLTEVEWEDPLSAIPAFLTVAMIPLTFSIANGLAFGITAHALLKLVRGQLKTSDWFLCLLAALFVARFVWMGAA, from the coding sequence ATGCACGCGCCGAAAGGTGCGCTGGAGCGGCGCTTTGCCCTCTCCGCAAGAGGCACCAGCGCGCGCACCGAAGTGCTGGCGGGGATCACCACCTTCCTGACGATGTCCTACATCGTGCTGGTGAATCCGGCGATCCTGGGCACGGCAGGAATGCCGGTCGCCTCGGTGGCGGCGGCGACGTGCTTTGCCGCCGCCTTCGCCTCGATCCTGATGGGCCTTGTCGCCAACACCCCGCTGGCGCTGGCGCCGGGCATGGGCCTCAACGCCTATTTCGCCTTCACCGTGGTCCAGCAGATGCATGTGCCCTGGCCGGTGGCGCTGGGCTGCGTGCTGATCTCGGGCGTCGCTTTCCTGGTACTGACGGTCACGGGCATCCGCCAGATGATCGTCGCCTCCATCCCGCCCTATTTGTTCGCAGCCGTGGCGGGCGGCATCGGTCTGTTCATCGGCTTCATCGGTTTGAAGGATGCCGGGATCGTCGTCGCCAATCCGGCGACGTTCGTGGCGCTGGGCGATCTCAAGACGCCGGGACCGGCGCTCGCGCTGTTCGGACTGGTGCTGATCGGCGCGCTTTCGGTGTGGAACGTGCGCGGCGCCATGCTGATCGGCATCGTCGCGACCACGCTGGTCGGCTGGCTGACCGGGCAGGTCGCGCTCCATGCCGAGCCCTACAGCCTTTCGGCGCTGACGGGCACGCTGTTCAAGCTGGACCTTGGCGGCGTGTTCGGGCTGACCGGCAGCCACGGCCTTGGCCTGCTCGAAATCCTCTTCGTGTTCCTGTTCGTCGACCTGTTCGACAATATCGGCACGCTGGTCGCCGTGACCAAGCGGGCCGGGCTGATGACCGCTGCTGGCAAGATCCCCGGCCTCAACCGCATCCTCATCACCGATGCGGTATCGACCATCGTCGGCTCGATGGCGGGCACCAGCACGGTGACGAGCTATGTCGAGAGCGCGGCGGGCGTGCAGGCGGGCGGGCGCACCGGCCTTACCGCCGTCGTCACCGGCCTGCTGTTCCTCGCGACGATGTTCGTGGCGCCTTATGCGCAGTTGATCCCGCTGGCGGCGACCGCGCCCGCGCTGATCATCGTGGGCGGGCTGATGCTGCTGCCGCTGACCGAAGTCGAGTGGGAAGACCCGCTGAGCGCAATCCCTGCGTTCCTGACGGTGGCAATGATCCCGCTGACCTTCTCGATCGCCAACGGCCTCGCGTTCGGGATCACCGCGCATGCGCTGCTCAAGCTGGTGCGCGGACAGCTCAAGACCTCCGACTGGTTCCTGTGTCTTCTGGCGGCGCTGTTCGTCGCCCGCTTCGTCTGGATGGGAGCCGCCTGA
- a CDS encoding phosphate ABC transporter substrate-binding protein has protein sequence MTDTNTDVLTLRANVQDYPQTKALKDGRVSSEIVKLDFCGPEKAHNGFKPMLRENAFDCGELAIVTYLQAKAYGKPWVILPAPVSGRFQHHCAGYNRELGHVAPKDIEGKKVGVRTYAQTTGLWVRGVLQHEYGVDLNKVTWMTGGDGHLLEYTDPDNCVRLPKGSDIGQMMLDGELTATLQGVDLPKDPRVERLIPDPFNAAKEWFAREGVVPINHMFVVHEDLSKNRPDVVRELYRMIGETRDLTEGGLPDPFPPMGLEANRKGLQLAIDWAYEQKIIPARMSVDSLFDETTGALG, from the coding sequence ATGACCGATACCAATACAGACGTGCTCACCCTGCGCGCCAACGTGCAGGACTATCCGCAGACCAAGGCACTGAAGGACGGGCGCGTCTCGTCCGAGATCGTCAAGCTCGACTTCTGCGGCCCGGAAAAGGCGCATAACGGCTTCAAGCCGATGCTGCGCGAGAATGCCTTCGACTGCGGCGAACTGGCAATCGTCACCTATCTGCAGGCCAAGGCCTACGGCAAGCCGTGGGTGATCCTGCCCGCGCCGGTCTCGGGCCGGTTCCAGCACCATTGCGCCGGGTACAACCGCGAACTCGGCCACGTCGCGCCCAAGGACATCGAGGGCAAGAAGGTGGGCGTGCGGACCTATGCGCAGACCACCGGTCTGTGGGTGCGCGGCGTGCTGCAGCACGAATACGGCGTCGATCTGAACAAGGTGACATGGATGACCGGCGGTGACGGGCACCTGCTCGAATATACCGATCCCGACAACTGCGTGCGTCTGCCCAAGGGCTCTGACATCGGCCAGATGATGCTCGACGGCGAACTGACCGCGACGCTTCAGGGCGTCGATCTGCCCAAGGACCCGCGCGTCGAGCGGCTGATCCCCGATCCCTTCAACGCCGCCAAGGAGTGGTTCGCGCGCGAAGGCGTGGTGCCGATCAACCACATGTTCGTGGTGCACGAGGATTTGTCGAAGAACCGCCCCGACGTGGTGCGCGAACTCTACCGCATGATCGGCGAGACGCGCGACCTCACTGAAGGCGGGCTGCCCGATCCGTTCCCGCCTATGGGGCTTGAGGCCAACCGCAAGGGTCTGCAACTCGCCATCGACTGGGCCTACGAGCAGAAGATCATCCCTGCGCGCATGAGCGTGGACTCGCTGTTCGACGAGACCACCGGCGCGCTGGGGTAA
- a CDS encoding amidohydrolase family protein produces the protein MIIDCHGHFTTVPKHFREWRAAQVAAANDEANAPKIADAYVTDDQIREGIEDGQLRLQQERGGDLTLFSPIAGLMSHHLGNERTSLEWATISNDLVYRVTEMYPDNFVPVGMLPQSPGAAPKNSVPELKRIVNELGFVGVNINPDPTGGYWTGKPFTDKEWYPLFEALCELDVPGMVHVAASCNPNFHGTGAHYLNADTSVFMQILQSNLFKDFPTLRLVIPHGGGAVPYHWGRYRGMSLEMMDRPLEGLLENVFFDTCVYHHPGVELLTKVVPTTNVLFGSEMIGAVRGRDPNTGHYFDDTKRYVDACEALTDADRQLIYEDNARRVYPRLDARLKAKGL, from the coding sequence ATGATCATCGACTGTCACGGCCATTTCACGACCGTGCCCAAGCACTTCCGCGAATGGCGCGCCGCGCAGGTCGCGGCGGCGAACGACGAGGCGAACGCGCCGAAGATCGCCGATGCCTACGTCACCGACGACCAGATCCGCGAGGGCATCGAGGATGGCCAGCTTCGCCTCCAGCAGGAGCGCGGCGGAGACCTCACGCTGTTCTCGCCGATCGCGGGGCTGATGAGCCACCACCTCGGCAACGAGCGCACCAGCCTGGAATGGGCGACGATCTCGAACGATCTCGTCTATCGCGTCACCGAGATGTACCCGGACAACTTCGTGCCGGTGGGCATGCTGCCGCAGAGCCCCGGCGCAGCACCGAAGAACTCGGTCCCCGAACTGAAGCGCATCGTCAACGAACTCGGCTTCGTGGGCGTGAACATCAACCCGGACCCGACTGGCGGCTACTGGACGGGCAAGCCCTTCACCGACAAGGAATGGTATCCGCTGTTCGAGGCGCTGTGCGAGCTGGACGTGCCGGGCATGGTCCACGTCGCCGCCTCGTGCAATCCCAACTTCCACGGCACCGGCGCGCATTACCTGAATGCCGATACCTCGGTGTTCATGCAGATCCTGCAGTCGAACCTGTTCAAGGACTTCCCGACGCTGCGCCTCGTGATCCCGCATGGCGGCGGCGCGGTGCCGTACCACTGGGGCCGCTATCGCGGCATGTCGCTGGAGATGATGGACCGTCCGCTGGAAGGTCTGCTCGAAAACGTGTTCTTCGACACCTGCGTCTATCACCATCCCGGCGTCGAGCTGCTGACCAAGGTGGTGCCCACCACCAATGTCCTGTTCGGTTCGGAAATGATCGGTGCCGTGCGTGGACGCGATCCAAACACCGGCCACTATTTCGATGACACCAAGCGCTATGTTGATGCCTGCGAAGCGCTGACCGACGCCGATCGCCAACTGATCTACGAAGACAACGCACGCCGCGTCTATCCGCGTCTCGACGCGCGCCTGAAGGCCAAGGGCCTGTAA
- a CDS encoding acetolactate synthase large subunit, producing MAEANPNPEAGEMTGAQTLVNTLADNGVDVCFANPGTSEMHFLAALDNPRMKSVLCLYEGVCTGAADGWYRMKETPASTLLHLGPGLANGLSNIHNAKRASSGMVNIVGEHSASHLKYDPPLTSDIEGLARPLSHWVRRAESSTTIAWDTASAVAKASEHPGQIATLILPGDTAWKAAGPSKVPTGLGRPRTAPDQARVDNVARVLRSGEPVLIILGNRATRGQALALAGKVAGATGARLGSQFFTARIERGAGRTPLERIPYAVPQARAFLAGFKHIVTVETKEPVAFFSYPDQPSLMKGPETIVHSFVEPDEDSALGFEMLIEALGGCRDAAPLVQERIEAPIPSGALGAETIAHALSAALPEGAILVDESLTTGRQTMGLTMGARPHDLINNMGGSIGYGTPVATGASLACPDRRTFCMVGDGSAMYTIQSLWTQAREGLPITTIIFANNQYAILKAEYTNMGAGATPGPQAMAMIDIDRPTIDWVAMAKSMGVPGVQVDNAGDFYKEMARSAEMDGPCLIEVKLY from the coding sequence ATGGCCGAAGCGAACCCCAACCCCGAAGCAGGCGAGATGACCGGCGCGCAGACGCTGGTCAACACACTGGCCGACAACGGCGTCGACGTGTGCTTCGCCAATCCCGGCACGTCCGAGATGCACTTTCTGGCCGCGCTCGACAATCCGCGCATGAAAAGCGTGCTGTGCCTTTACGAGGGCGTGTGCACCGGCGCGGCGGACGGCTGGTATCGCATGAAGGAGACGCCCGCCTCCACGCTGCTGCATCTGGGGCCGGGGCTCGCGAACGGCCTGTCGAACATCCACAATGCCAAGCGCGCCTCTTCCGGCATGGTCAATATCGTGGGTGAGCATTCGGCCAGCCACCTGAAGTACGATCCGCCACTGACTTCGGACATTGAGGGCCTTGCGCGGCCGCTCAGCCACTGGGTGCGCCGCGCCGAAAGCTCGACGACCATCGCCTGGGATACCGCCAGCGCGGTGGCGAAGGCCAGCGAGCACCCCGGCCAGATCGCCACGCTGATCCTGCCGGGCGATACCGCGTGGAAGGCCGCCGGTCCCTCGAAGGTGCCGACGGGGCTTGGCCGTCCGCGCACCGCCCCCGATCAGGCGCGGGTCGACAACGTGGCGCGCGTGCTGCGCTCTGGCGAGCCGGTGCTCATCATTCTGGGCAACCGCGCCACGCGTGGGCAGGCATTGGCCCTGGCGGGCAAGGTGGCAGGCGCCACCGGCGCGCGGCTCGGCTCGCAGTTCTTCACCGCGCGTATCGAGCGTGGTGCAGGCCGCACCCCGCTGGAGCGCATCCCTTACGCGGTGCCGCAGGCGCGCGCGTTCCTGGCGGGCTTCAAGCACATCGTCACGGTGGAGACGAAGGAGCCGGTGGCGTTCTTCAGCTATCCCGACCAGCCCAGTCTGATGAAGGGGCCGGAAACCATCGTCCATTCCTTCGTCGAGCCCGACGAGGATTCGGCGCTGGGCTTCGAGATGCTGATCGAGGCGCTGGGCGGTTGTCGCGACGCTGCCCCGCTGGTGCAGGAGCGTATCGAGGCGCCAATCCCTTCGGGCGCGCTGGGGGCCGAGACGATCGCCCATGCGCTCTCCGCCGCGCTGCCGGAAGGCGCGATCCTCGTCGACGAATCGCTCACCACCGGGCGCCAGACGATGGGCCTGACGATGGGCGCGCGTCCGCATGACCTGATCAACAACATGGGCGGCTCGATCGGTTACGGCACCCCCGTCGCCACCGGGGCCTCGCTTGCCTGTCCTGACCGGCGGACCTTCTGCATGGTGGGTGACGGCTCGGCGATGTACACGATCCAGTCGCTGTGGACGCAGGCGCGCGAAGGGTTGCCGATCACCACGATCATCTTCGCCAACAACCAGTACGCGATCCTCAAGGCCGAATACACCAACATGGGTGCGGGCGCGACGCCGGGGCCGCAGGCGATGGCGATGATCGACATCGACCGTCCGACGATCGACTGGGTGGCCATGGCAAAGTCCATGGGCGTGCCCGGCGTGCAGGTGGATAACGCCGGAGACTTCTACAAGGAGATGGCGCGCTCGGCCGAGATGGACGGCCCCTGCCTGATCGAAGTGAAGCTCTACTGA
- a CDS encoding AtzE family amidohydrolase translates to MTFKARQIASAVRAGRLSAREVVEGCLEQLHAGTDDPLRAITRVLAERALAEADAVDVLVAEGRDPGPLAGVPYGVKDLLDVAGLPTTAGSRIHAGASPARADAEAVRRMQAAGAVLVATLNMDEFAYGFATINALHGTTRNPHDPARLAGGSSGGSAAVVAAGLMPLALGSDTNGSVRVPASLTGLYGLKPSHGDLPLAGVFPFAESFDDVGPFARDAGDMATVWEVLSQRSAPQDQAPLRIARLGGRFRENADPDQLAVIDAVASGAPLVELPDVAVARSAAFVITAYEGGRLHEADLARDAMAFDPQTRDRLLAGALLPDELYRRAQDYRAQYRARIEAVMADWDVLLAPATPCAAPTIADPRILVDGEMVAARANLGLHTQPISFTGLPSLAVPLYRPGRLPLGLQLVGAPLGEPALLRFAVELESQGVIGVTAPRHAVGVEV, encoded by the coding sequence GTGACCTTCAAGGCAAGGCAGATCGCCAGCGCGGTTCGCGCCGGGCGGCTCAGCGCGCGCGAAGTCGTGGAAGGATGTCTTGAGCAGCTCCACGCCGGAACTGATGATCCACTCCGCGCCATAACGCGGGTGCTGGCCGAACGGGCGCTGGCCGAAGCCGATGCCGTCGACGTTCTGGTGGCCGAGGGGCGCGATCCGGGCCCGCTGGCGGGTGTGCCTTATGGCGTGAAGGACCTGTTAGACGTGGCGGGCCTTCCCACCACCGCAGGATCGCGCATTCATGCTGGGGCGTCACCCGCGCGCGCCGATGCCGAGGCGGTGCGGCGGATGCAGGCGGCGGGCGCGGTGCTGGTCGCCACGCTCAACATGGACGAATTCGCCTACGGCTTTGCGACCATCAACGCGCTGCACGGCACCACGCGCAACCCGCATGACCCGGCGCGCCTTGCGGGCGGTTCCTCCGGCGGTTCGGCGGCGGTCGTGGCGGCGGGGCTGATGCCGCTGGCGCTGGGCTCGGACACCAACGGATCGGTGCGCGTGCCTGCCAGTCTGACCGGGCTCTATGGCCTAAAGCCCAGCCACGGAGACCTGCCGCTGGCGGGCGTGTTTCCGTTTGCCGAAAGCTTCGATGACGTAGGCCCCTTTGCGCGCGATGCAGGCGATATGGCGACGGTTTGGGAAGTGCTCTCGCAGCGTTCCGCCCCGCAAGATCAGGCACCGCTGCGCATCGCCCGGCTGGGTGGCCGCTTCCGCGAGAATGCCGATCCCGATCAGCTGGCAGTGATCGACGCGGTGGCCTCGGGCGCACCGCTGGTGGAGCTGCCCGATGTCGCGGTGGCGCGCTCCGCCGCTTTCGTCATCACGGCCTACGAGGGCGGGCGTCTACACGAGGCGGACCTTGCGCGCGATGCCATGGCCTTCGATCCGCAGACCCGCGATCGCCTGCTGGCAGGCGCGCTGCTGCCCGACGAACTCTACCGGCGCGCGCAGGACTATCGCGCGCAATACCGCGCCCGGATCGAGGCAGTGATGGCCGACTGGGACGTGCTGCTGGCCCCTGCCACGCCGTGCGCGGCGCCGACGATCGCCGATCCGCGCATCCTCGTCGATGGCGAGATGGTGGCAGCGCGCGCCAATCTGGGCCTGCACACGCAGCCGATCAGCTTTACCGGATTGCCATCGCTGGCCGTGCCGCTCTACCGTCCGGGCAGGTTGCCGCTGGGGCTGCAACTGGTCGGCGCGCCGCTGGGCGAACCGGCGCTGCTGCGCTTCGCGGTGGAGCTGGAATCGCAAGGGGTTATCGGGGTGACTGCACCGCGTCATGCGGTGGGTGTCGAGGTTTGA
- a CDS encoding MFS transporter: protein MARAIESRDGVEVPSLAGEGLLDDTPRVNATTWAILILLALGVMIAYVDRTSISSALAEKPFIDHFGLTDVDRGWVNSAFFWSYGLIQIPMGWLVDRYGVKLPYTICFALWCVATAVTGAISTLFALIVMRIIVGAAEAAVIPASYRWIRDNFSEGSAGTAVGIFTAGNKLGPAIGAPVAAWLITAHDWRTMFFATGIVGMLWLVPWIFGVRNDLPPPEMRAEVRRKASAVTLGAILASPLVWGTLIVSFCYGYFTFYCMTWMPSYLVEQHGLSLKQSGLYTFFSFSGIAIVAVVAGWAADRIIAHGGNAVFVRKAFTVAGFVGASTILLGAYSTNLDTALFWNVFSLSCLGLATANNLALCRLTLIPKPAVGLVTGVQQVATSISGGAAALISGWLLSASGGYDLPILVIVAFCALGALTTIFVLQPRWAPKVHAAA, encoded by the coding sequence ATGGCAAGGGCAATAGAGAGCAGGGACGGGGTGGAAGTGCCCTCGTTGGCGGGTGAAGGCCTGCTCGACGATACGCCGCGCGTCAACGCGACGACCTGGGCGATCCTGATCCTGCTCGCGCTGGGGGTGATGATCGCCTACGTCGATCGTACCAGCATTTCCTCGGCGCTGGCCGAAAAGCCCTTCATCGATCACTTCGGCCTGACCGATGTCGATCGCGGCTGGGTGAACTCGGCCTTCTTCTGGTCCTATGGCCTGATCCAGATCCCGATGGGCTGGCTGGTCGATCGTTATGGCGTGAAGCTGCCCTACACCATCTGCTTCGCGCTGTGGTGCGTGGCGACGGCCGTGACCGGGGCGATCTCGACGCTGTTCGCGCTGATCGTCATGCGCATCATTGTCGGCGCGGCGGAAGCGGCTGTGATCCCCGCCAGCTATCGCTGGATCCGCGACAACTTCTCCGAAGGCTCGGCAGGTACGGCGGTCGGCATCTTCACGGCGGGCAACAAGCTTGGCCCGGCGATCGGCGCCCCGGTCGCGGCGTGGCTGATCACCGCGCATGACTGGCGCACGATGTTCTTCGCCACCGGCATCGTCGGCATGCTGTGGCTGGTGCCGTGGATCTTCGGCGTGCGCAACGATCTGCCGCCGCCCGAAATGCGCGCCGAAGTGCGCCGCAAGGCCTCGGCCGTGACGCTGGGCGCGATCCTTGCCAGCCCGCTGGTGTGGGGAACGCTGATCGTCAGCTTCTGCTATGGCTATTTCACGTTCTACTGCATGACCTGGATGCCTTCGTATCTGGTCGAGCAGCATGGCCTCTCGCTCAAGCAGTCGGGCCTCTATACCTTCTTCAGCTTCTCTGGGATTGCCATCGTCGCGGTTGTCGCGGGCTGGGCGGCGGACCGGATCATCGCCCATGGCGGCAACGCGGTGTTCGTGCGCAAGGCCTTCACCGTTGCCGGGTTCGTCGGCGCGAGCACGATCCTGCTGGGCGCCTATTCGACCAACCTCGATACCGCGCTGTTCTGGAACGTGTTCTCGCTCTCGTGTCTGGGCCTTGCCACCGCGAACAACCTGGCGCTGTGCCGCCTGACGCTGATCCCCAAGCCCGCCGTCGGCCTCGTTACCGGCGTGCAGCAGGTGGCGACCAGCATCTCGGGCGGCGCCGCCGCGCTGATCTCGGGCTGGCTGCTTTCGGCGAGCGGCGGCTACGACCTGCCGATCCTCGTGATCGTGGCCTTCTGCGCGCTGGGCGCACTCACCACCATCTTCGTGCTGCAACCGCGCTGGGCACCCAAGGTCCACGCGGCAGCATAA
- a CDS encoding S8 family serine peptidase, whose product MRRRAAIWATMTTAIATAALLTPPLHAQLVSGLPTGGALDPGTALGQVRDGVKGALDDIASPLTDPLAHTLRDATSLARERLQRLARFVSRHKDSVEWDEDHQPAVRGEVLLLDPDPTALATAKGAGYTVIENGTLDGLGIAYARLRTPDGQSLARAVDGLRKALPGREISADQLHFPAGASTSSSRETSRPSPSDLPRGGTVGVIDGGFGTGSPQSAARIVAQRGFAQGAPRVSDHAAAIASLLAGAGTARLYDADVYGSDPAGGNALAIARALGWMQQEAVPVVSISLVGPANPLLARAVAAAQQRGMTIVAAVGNDGAAAPPPTPPPTPA is encoded by the coding sequence ATGCGCCGCCGCGCCGCAATATGGGCGACAATGACCACCGCGATCGCGACCGCCGCGCTGCTCACGCCGCCCCTGCACGCGCAGCTGGTGAGCGGGCTGCCGACCGGCGGGGCGCTCGATCCCGGCACGGCGCTGGGGCAGGTGCGCGACGGCGTGAAAGGCGCGCTCGACGACATTGCCTCGCCGCTCACCGATCCCTTGGCACATACCTTGCGCGATGCCACCTCGCTGGCGCGCGAGCGGCTGCAGCGCCTTGCCCGGTTCGTCAGCCGTCACAAGGACAGTGTGGAATGGGACGAGGACCACCAGCCCGCCGTGCGCGGCGAAGTGCTGCTGCTCGATCCCGATCCCACCGCGCTGGCAACGGCGAAAGGCGCGGGATACACGGTGATCGAGAACGGCACGCTTGACGGTCTCGGCATTGCCTATGCCCGGCTGCGCACGCCTGACGGTCAATCGCTGGCCCGCGCGGTGGATGGCTTGCGCAAGGCGCTGCCGGGCCGCGAGATCTCCGCCGACCAGCTGCACTTTCCGGCGGGCGCCTCCACGTCGTCGTCCCGAGAGACCAGCCGCCCCTCCCCGTCCGACCTGCCGCGCGGCGGCACCGTGGGCGTGATCGACGGCGGCTTCGGCACCGGCTCGCCGCAGAGCGCCGCCCGTATCGTCGCCCAGCGCGGCTTCGCCCAAGGCGCCCCGCGCGTCAGCGACCACGCCGCCGCCATCGCCTCGCTGCTGGCAGGCGCGGGCACGGCGCGGCTCTACGATGCCGATGTCTACGGCAGCGATCCGGCGGGCGGCAACGCGCTGGCGATCGCCCGCGCGCTGGGCTGGATGCAGCAGGAGGCGGTGCCGGTGGTCTCGATCAGCCTTGTCGGCCCGGCCAATCCGCTGCTCGCCCGTGCAGTGGCAGCGGCGCAGCAGCGCGGCATGACCATCGTGGCCGCCGTAGGCAATGACGGCGCCGCAGCGCCCCCGCCTACCCCGCCTCCTACCCCGGCGTGA
- a CDS encoding RNA polymerase sigma factor, whose product MSTESFCDELTALLPRLRRFARGLTRDAADADDLCQQTIERALRACHQWQEGTRLDAWVYRIMRNQWIDEARARGRRAQTFVDESEGLAVGTSGTPEAEVRVEMNNVDRALDRLPAEQREAVLLVMVEGFAYREAAEILGVPQGTLTSRLGRGREALLRELGEVT is encoded by the coding sequence ATGAGCACAGAAAGTTTCTGCGACGAACTGACCGCCCTGCTGCCGCGCCTGCGGCGGTTTGCGCGCGGCCTTACCCGCGATGCGGCGGACGCGGACGATCTGTGCCAGCAGACGATCGAGCGTGCGTTGCGCGCCTGCCACCAGTGGCAGGAGGGCACGCGCCTCGATGCTTGGGTATACAGGATCATGCGGAACCAATGGATCGATGAGGCCCGCGCCAGAGGGCGCCGCGCGCAGACTTTCGTGGACGAGAGCGAAGGGCTGGCCGTGGGCACCTCGGGCACGCCCGAGGCGGAAGTGCGGGTGGAGATGAACAATGTCGACCGCGCGCTCGACCGGCTGCCTGCGGAACAGCGCGAGGCGGTGCTGCTGGTGATGGTCGAAGGCTTTGCCTATCGCGAGGCAGCAGAAATCCTCGGCGTGCCGCAGGGAACATTGACCTCGCGGCTGGGGCGCGGGCGCGAGGCGCTGTTGCGCGAACTGGGAGAAGTGACATGA
- a CDS encoding amidohydrolase family protein: MTATYVDIHPHVISDDETAYPPAPLFGKRSDWSQERPSTVETLIASMDEAGVAKAAVVHSSTTYGFDNSYVVDACNRYADRLISVGSVDVLAPDAVETIRMWTDRGLKGLRIFTGGSTKEFDASELDDARAYPAWELLGELGIPMCIQTGPNGLDAVVSLARRFPNVNIILDHLGRPDVTDGAPYAKAQSLFDLAPITSIYFKLTPRIMGDSTKGEATPETLFPKFVEVFGADRLAWGSNYPTSPGTLGEIKATAEARLASLDAEARSWIFARTAQKLYPALAD, from the coding sequence ATGACAGCGACGTATGTCGATATTCACCCGCATGTGATCTCGGACGACGAGACCGCCTATCCGCCCGCGCCCCTGTTCGGCAAGCGTTCGGACTGGTCGCAGGAGCGCCCGAGCACGGTCGAAACGCTGATCGCCTCGATGGACGAGGCGGGCGTCGCCAAGGCCGCGGTGGTCCATTCCTCGACCACCTATGGTTTCGACAACAGCTACGTCGTCGATGCGTGCAATCGCTATGCCGATCGCCTGATCTCGGTGGGTTCGGTCGACGTGCTGGCGCCCGATGCGGTCGAGACGATCCGCATGTGGACCGATCGCGGCCTCAAGGGCCTGCGCATCTTCACCGGTGGCAGCACCAAGGAATTCGACGCCAGCGAGCTGGACGACGCGCGCGCCTATCCGGCGTGGGAGCTGCTGGGTGAACTGGGTATCCCGATGTGCATCCAGACCGGCCCGAACGGCCTCGATGCCGTGGTCTCGCTGGCCAGGCGCTTCCCCAACGTGAACATCATCCTCGACCACCTCGGCCGCCCCGATGTGACCGACGGCGCGCCCTACGCCAAGGCGCAGAGCCTGTTCGACCTCGCGCCGATCACCTCGATCTACTTCAAGCTGACCCCGCGCATCATGGGCGACAGCACGAAGGGCGAGGCGACCCCGGAAACGCTGTTCCCCAAGTTCGTCGAGGTGTTCGGCGCCGATCGTCTGGCCTGGGGTTCCAACTACCCGACCTCGCCCGGCACGCTGGGCGAGATCAAGGCAACCGCCGAGGCGCGTCTGGCCTCGCTCGACGCGGAAGCGCGTAGCTGGATCTTCGCCAGGACCGCACAGAAGCTATACCCCGCGCTGGCCGACTGA
- a CDS encoding HpcH/HpaI aldolase family protein has translation MTDNRLNGIIRAFEAGKPAFTCFAKVDKLTAQEMTDAPYDGVVFEMEHNPYDVAGLGDALQYMLNRKTIASTGSVAPAVTPIARIPANGAEMNQFQAKQVLDRGVYGVITPHVSTVEQAYNMVASCRYARPTGAALYEPKGIRGDGPATAARYWGLTQHEYYAKADVWPLAPHGELLVGMMCESPEAIENLDDILANVPGIGFVLIGEGDLSQALGYPRQYEHPEVLDAMRRIVETCKKHNVVVGNPHTNAKNVERLIGEGYRFLMSAPSRSYGVVGQGRELAGY, from the coding sequence ATGACCGACAATCGCCTCAACGGCATCATCCGCGCCTTCGAAGCCGGCAAGCCCGCCTTCACCTGCTTCGCCAAGGTCGACAAGCTGACCGCGCAGGAAATGACCGACGCGCCTTACGATGGCGTGGTGTTCGAGATGGAGCACAACCCCTACGACGTGGCCGGACTGGGCGACGCGCTGCAGTACATGCTCAACCGCAAGACAATCGCCTCGACCGGCTCGGTCGCCCCGGCGGTGACGCCGATTGCGCGCATTCCGGCGAACGGCGCCGAGATGAACCAGTTCCAGGCCAAGCAGGTGCTGGATCGCGGCGTCTACGGCGTCATCACCCCGCACGTCTCGACCGTCGAGCAGGCCTACAACATGGTCGCCTCGTGCCGCTATGCCAGGCCGACCGGCGCGGCGCTCTACGAGCCCAAGGGCATTCGCGGCGACGGCCCGGCCACGGCAGCGCGCTACTGGGGCCTGACCCAGCACGAATACTACGCCAAGGCCGACGTCTGGCCGCTGGCTCCGCATGGCGAACTGCTGGTGGGCATGATGTGCGAGAGCCCCGAGGCGATCGAGAACCTCGACGATATCCTCGCCAACGTGCCCGGCATCGGCTTCGTGCTGATCGGCGAGGGCGATCTTTCGCAGGCGCTCGGCTATCCGCGCCAGTACGAGCATCCCGAAGTGCTCGATGCGATGCGCCGTATCGTCGAGACCTGCAAGAAGCACAACGTGGTGGTCGGCAACCCGCACACCAATGCCAAGAACGTCGAGCGCCTGATCGGCGAAGGCTATCGCTTCCTGATGTCCGCCCCTTCGCGCAGCTATGGCGTGGTCGGGCAGGGCCGCGAACTGGCGGGGTACTGA